From Deltaproteobacteria bacterium, one genomic window encodes:
- a CDS encoding tetratricopeptide repeat protein, with product MVQLYQSVCAKVIERYEGHIAQYLGDGVLVYFGYPAAHEDDARRAVLAGLEILQSLRTQNVRLAEASLLAKRPLHARIGIHTGLVVVGEVGGGQRYEQLALGETPNVAARLQSLAAPDTIVLSAMTHRLVEGYFVCESLGEQTLKGFPQALDAYQVLSQSSARHRLEITAPTRLTPVVGRVEEIEFLLRSWEHAQEGQGQVVLLNGEAGIGKSRLIHLLKERIDPVTALRLEARCSSYHHKSALHPMIEFLHRSLSLQREDLPEVQLTKLERALAHSGMDLPNTVPFFATLLSLPTSRFPLPDLTPQKQRERTQQAMLTWLLKSAEHKPVLSVWEDIHWADPSTVEWLGLLLEHVVATRILVVLTFRPEFAPPWPMRSHLRPLTLSRLTSKDSEAMIEKIVRGKQLPNEVVEQIVIKTDGVPLFVEESTKMILESGLLREQGDGYVLTGTLPPLAIPATIHDSLVARLDRLGAAREVAQLGAVCGRAFSYELIRAISPLDESDLRQALAKLVQTEVLYPRGIGQDSQYVFKHALIQDAAYQSLLKSKRQQRHQQIAYTLEAQFSETKAAEPELLAYHYTEAGLSAQAIPYWQKAGQAAIQRSANAEAISHLTQALTLLAELPENEERIETELALQTMMGVALMATKGYAAPEVESTYARAQELCRRIGETPQLFQVLSGLFAFYLVRGKLHTARTLAEQCLRLAESVGDQTLLLDAHRMLGNVLHFLGELPHALHHSEQAITLYDQRQHHMLAYMSGQDPGVVSRSFSAWTLWLQGYFDRARMRSEEAIALARKVGHSTSLVLALDFAANLYNGCREWPAAQALAEEAVEIASEQEFSFWWALGTFHLGIALANQGQLQEGIAQVQRAIASYNVSGAGLVQSGNLSILAVLYGASGQIDEGLRLIAEAFVANEQNDERHWTPQLHITKGALLLQSKRHNKVADAETHFLQAIEIARKQGEKLFELRAVVPLARLWQQQGRQREAHNMLSDVYSWFTEGFDLPDMKDARALLEALENEE from the coding sequence GTGGTGCAGCTGTATCAAAGCGTATGTGCGAAAGTGATCGAGCGCTACGAAGGCCATATTGCCCAGTATCTTGGTGACGGCGTGCTCGTGTACTTTGGCTACCCCGCCGCGCATGAAGATGATGCGCGACGCGCTGTGTTGGCTGGGCTTGAGATTTTGCAAAGCCTGCGAACACAGAATGTTCGTCTTGCTGAAGCATCTCTACTCGCGAAGCGTCCGCTCCACGCACGGATTGGCATTCACACTGGACTTGTTGTGGTTGGAGAGGTTGGCGGCGGGCAGCGATATGAACAACTGGCCCTCGGGGAAACGCCAAATGTTGCAGCCCGGCTCCAAAGTCTGGCTGCGCCTGACACAATCGTCCTCAGTGCGATGACTCATCGTTTAGTTGAGGGCTACTTTGTCTGCGAATCCCTAGGCGAGCAAACCCTGAAAGGGTTTCCGCAAGCGCTCGATGCCTACCAGGTACTGAGCCAAAGTAGCGCTCGCCATCGCCTGGAGATTACCGCGCCTACGCGTCTGACGCCGGTTGTTGGGCGCGTGGAAGAAATCGAATTTCTCCTGAGAAGCTGGGAACACGCACAAGAAGGCCAGGGGCAGGTCGTCCTCCTGAACGGTGAAGCTGGCATCGGCAAGTCGCGGCTTATCCATCTCCTCAAGGAACGCATCGATCCGGTTACTGCTCTCCGGTTGGAAGCCCGATGTTCTTCGTATCATCATAAAAGTGCGCTGCATCCTATGATCGAGTTCTTGCATCGCAGTTTGTCATTGCAGCGTGAAGATCTGCCTGAGGTGCAACTGACAAAGCTGGAGCGCGCGCTCGCTCACTCGGGAATGGATTTGCCAAACACGGTACCGTTTTTTGCCACGCTGTTGTCGCTGCCGACTAGCCGCTTTCCTCTTCCTGACCTGACACCGCAGAAACAACGCGAACGAACCCAACAGGCCATGCTCACCTGGTTGCTGAAGAGTGCGGAACACAAACCCGTACTTTCGGTGTGGGAGGATATTCATTGGGCTGACCCCTCAACGGTCGAATGGCTTGGCCTTTTGCTTGAACATGTCGTTGCTACCCGAATACTGGTCGTACTGACGTTTCGTCCAGAGTTTGCGCCACCTTGGCCGATGCGTTCCCACTTGCGACCACTGACCTTGAGTCGTCTGACGAGCAAGGACAGTGAAGCGATGATCGAGAAAATCGTGCGTGGGAAGCAACTGCCGAACGAGGTGGTTGAACAGATCGTGATAAAAACGGACGGGGTGCCATTGTTTGTCGAAGAATCGACGAAAATGATACTGGAGTCTGGCCTGCTCCGAGAACAGGGAGATGGCTATGTATTGACGGGAACCTTACCTCCGTTGGCGATCCCTGCGACGATACACGACTCGCTCGTTGCGCGACTTGATCGCTTGGGTGCCGCGCGAGAGGTAGCACAGCTTGGCGCGGTGTGTGGCAGAGCGTTTTCGTACGAACTCATCAGAGCGATTTCCCCACTAGACGAATCGGATCTGCGTCAGGCGTTAGCGAAGCTGGTTCAGACTGAGGTCTTGTACCCCCGCGGGATCGGACAAGACTCACAGTATGTTTTCAAACATGCGCTGATTCAGGATGCGGCGTATCAGTCTTTGCTCAAGAGCAAGCGCCAGCAGCGTCACCAACAGATTGCGTATACGCTTGAAGCGCAATTCTCGGAAACGAAAGCGGCTGAACCTGAACTCCTCGCTTATCACTACACTGAGGCAGGTCTGAGCGCTCAAGCGATTCCTTACTGGCAAAAAGCGGGGCAAGCCGCCATCCAACGGTCAGCAAATGCTGAAGCGATTAGCCATCTGACACAGGCGCTGACGCTCCTGGCTGAACTTCCTGAGAACGAAGAACGAATCGAGACGGAACTTGCGCTCCAGACGATGATGGGCGTGGCACTCATGGCAACCAAGGGATATGCGGCGCCGGAGGTCGAGAGTACATACGCTCGTGCCCAGGAGTTGTGTCGGCGTATTGGCGAAACGCCGCAACTCTTTCAGGTATTGAGCGGACTATTCGCCTTTTATCTGGTCCGCGGAAAGTTACACACGGCTCGCACGCTTGCTGAACAGTGCCTGCGCCTGGCGGAAAGTGTCGGTGACCAGACACTGTTGCTTGATGCACACAGAATGTTAGGAAACGTGCTCCATTTTCTTGGTGAGTTACCCCATGCCCTCCATCACTCGGAGCAGGCGATCACACTGTATGACCAACGGCAGCATCACATGCTCGCCTATATGTCTGGACAGGATCCCGGTGTCGTTTCGCGTAGCTTTTCTGCGTGGACGTTATGGTTGCAAGGGTATTTTGATCGGGCACGTATGCGAAGCGAGGAAGCGATCGCTCTGGCACGGAAGGTCGGGCATTCGACGTCGCTTGTTCTTGCCCTCGATTTTGCCGCCAATCTTTATAATGGCTGTCGGGAATGGCCAGCCGCGCAAGCGTTGGCTGAAGAGGCGGTGGAGATCGCCAGCGAACAAGAGTTCTCGTTTTGGTGGGCATTAGGAACGTTTCATCTTGGTATCGCGCTGGCCAATCAAGGTCAGCTTCAGGAGGGGATTGCCCAAGTCCAACGGGCGATTGCGTCGTATAACGTCTCAGGCGCGGGCTTGGTCCAGTCGGGAAATCTCTCCATATTAGCGGTGCTGTATGGTGCGAGTGGGCAGATTGACGAAGGCTTGCGATTGATTGCTGAAGCCTTTGTTGCGAACGAGCAAAATGACGAACGTCATTGGACACCGCAGCTGCATATTACTAAAGGCGCGCTACTGTTGCAGTCGAAGCGCCACAATAAGGTTGCCGATGCCGAAACCCACTTTCTGCAGGCGATTGAGATTGCGCGCAAGCAAGGGGAAAAGCTGTTTGAACTTCGGGCGGTGGTTCCTTTGGCGCGACTGTGGCAGCAGCAAGGACGGCAACGCGAGGCTCACAACATGTTGTCGGATGTCTATAGTTGGTTTACCGAAGGGTTTGATCTGCCGGATATGAAGGACGCACGCGCACTGCTGGAGGCGTTGGAGAATGAAGAATGA